A window of Raineyella sp. W15-4 contains these coding sequences:
- the purH gene encoding bifunctional phosphoribosylaminoimidazolecarboxamide formyltransferase/IMP cyclohydrolase, whose product MSVTPERLPIKRALVSVYDKTGLEDLGRALTAAGVEVVSTGSTARKLAEAGVPVIPVEDVTGFPECLDGRVKTLHPKIHAGILADRRLQSHRDQLVELGVAPFDLVVSNLYPFRETVASGATPDECVEQIDIGGPSMVRAAAKNHPSVAIITAADQYDDLKRALSEGGYTLAERQRLAAAAFVHTAEYDIAVASWMGSVLTDSSDGDGFPAWIGGAWTKRGTLRYGENSHQAAALYASEDGPAGLTQAVQHHGKEMSYNNYTDGDAAYRAAYDFDEPAVAIMKHANPCGIAVGTDIADAHAKAHACDPLSAYGGVIATNRPVSVAMAEVVKDIFTEVVIAPGYEDGALEILSAKKNVRLLTAAPYTHRPVDLRPISGGTLLQQPDRIDAAGDDPANWELVAGEAADAATLRDLVFAWRACRSVKSNAILLAKGGASVGVGMGQVNRVDSCRLAVQRAGDRAAGSVAASDAFFPFSDGPQILLDAKVKAIVQPGGSIRDDQTIEAAKAAGVTMYLTKTRHFFH is encoded by the coding sequence ATGTCCGTAACGCCCGAGCGGCTCCCCATCAAGCGAGCCCTGGTCTCCGTCTATGACAAGACAGGTCTGGAGGATCTCGGCCGCGCCCTCACCGCGGCCGGCGTCGAGGTCGTCTCGACCGGCTCCACCGCCCGGAAGCTCGCCGAGGCCGGTGTGCCGGTGATCCCGGTCGAGGACGTCACCGGCTTCCCGGAGTGCCTCGACGGACGGGTGAAGACCCTGCACCCGAAGATCCACGCCGGCATCCTCGCCGACCGGCGGCTGCAGTCCCACCGCGACCAGCTGGTCGAGCTGGGGGTCGCCCCGTTCGACCTGGTGGTCTCCAACCTCTACCCGTTCCGGGAGACGGTGGCCTCCGGCGCCACCCCCGACGAGTGCGTCGAGCAGATCGACATCGGCGGGCCGTCGATGGTCCGCGCCGCCGCCAAGAACCACCCCAGCGTGGCGATCATCACCGCGGCCGACCAGTACGACGACCTCAAGCGGGCGCTGTCCGAGGGTGGTTACACCCTGGCCGAGCGCCAGCGACTGGCCGCCGCCGCGTTCGTCCACACCGCCGAGTACGACATCGCAGTGGCCTCCTGGATGGGTTCGGTGCTCACCGACTCCTCCGACGGCGACGGCTTCCCGGCCTGGATCGGCGGCGCCTGGACCAAGCGGGGCACCCTGCGCTACGGCGAGAACTCCCACCAGGCCGCGGCGCTGTACGCCAGCGAGGACGGCCCCGCGGGGCTCACCCAGGCGGTGCAGCACCACGGCAAGGAGATGTCGTACAACAACTACACCGACGGTGACGCCGCCTACCGTGCCGCGTACGACTTTGACGAGCCGGCGGTGGCGATCATGAAGCACGCCAATCCTTGCGGCATCGCGGTCGGCACCGACATCGCCGACGCCCACGCGAAGGCCCACGCCTGCGACCCGCTGTCGGCCTACGGCGGCGTCATCGCCACCAACCGCCCGGTGTCGGTCGCGATGGCCGAGGTGGTCAAGGACATCTTCACCGAGGTGGTGATCGCTCCCGGCTACGAGGACGGCGCCCTGGAGATCCTCTCGGCGAAGAAGAACGTCCGTCTGCTCACCGCGGCGCCGTACACGCATCGGCCGGTCGATCTGCGGCCGATCTCCGGCGGCACACTGCTGCAGCAGCCCGACCGGATCGACGCCGCGGGCGACGACCCGGCGAACTGGGAACTCGTCGCCGGGGAGGCCGCCGACGCGGCCACCCTGCGCGACCTGGTGTTCGCCTGGCGGGCCTGCCGTTCGGTGAAGTCCAACGCGATCCTGCTGGCCAAGGGTGGCGCCTCGGTCGGTGTCGGCATGGGCCAGGTGAACCGGGTCGACTCGTGCCGGCTCGCCGTCCAGCGGGCCGGTGACCGGGCCGCCGGGTCGGTCGCGGCCTCCGACGCGTTCTTCCCGTTCAGCGACGGCCCGCAGATCCTCCTCGACGCGAAGGTCAAGGCGATCGTCCAGCCGGGCGGCTCCATCCGCGACGACCAGACCATCGAGGCGGCCAAGGCGGCCGGCGTGACGATGTACCTGACGAAGACCCGCCACTTCTTCCACTGA
- a CDS encoding bifunctional methylenetetrahydrofolate dehydrogenase/methenyltetrahydrofolate cyclohydrolase, protein MTATKMDGKIAAAAIKEDLKARVAALVENGVTPGLGTVLVGDDPGSRAYVRGKHRDCAEVGIASIQVELPEDTSRDQLAEAIARLNEDPACTGYIVQLPLPSHLDDNWALEQIDPAKDADGLHPTNLGRLVLGVEAPLPCTPRGIVDLLRRNDVELNGAEVCVVGRGTTVGRPLGLLLTRRTENATVTLCHTGTRDLAAHTRQADIVVAAAGSPGLITGEMLRPGAVAVDVGMTRTDAGLVGDLDPSVWDIASKVAPTPGGVGLMTRAMLLANVVERAEKSSR, encoded by the coding sequence ATGACGGCAACGAAGATGGACGGCAAGATCGCCGCGGCGGCGATCAAGGAGGACCTCAAGGCCCGCGTGGCCGCGCTCGTCGAGAACGGCGTCACCCCCGGTCTCGGAACCGTCCTGGTCGGCGACGACCCGGGGAGCCGGGCGTACGTCCGCGGCAAGCACCGCGACTGCGCCGAGGTCGGCATCGCCTCCATCCAGGTCGAGCTGCCGGAGGACACCTCGCGGGACCAGCTCGCCGAGGCGATCGCGCGGCTGAACGAGGACCCGGCCTGCACCGGCTACATCGTCCAGCTGCCGCTGCCGTCCCACCTCGACGACAACTGGGCGCTGGAGCAGATCGACCCGGCCAAGGATGCCGACGGCCTGCACCCGACGAACCTGGGCCGGCTGGTGCTCGGTGTCGAGGCGCCGCTGCCGTGCACCCCGCGCGGCATCGTCGACCTGCTGCGCCGCAACGACGTCGAGCTGAACGGTGCCGAGGTCTGCGTCGTCGGCCGCGGCACCACCGTCGGCCGGCCGCTGGGCCTGCTGCTCACCCGCCGCACCGAGAACGCCACCGTCACCCTGTGCCACACCGGCACCCGGGACCTCGCCGCGCACACCCGGCAGGCAGACATCGTCGTGGCGGCCGCCGGGAGCCCGGGCCTGATCACCGGCGAGATGCTCCGGCCGGGCGCCGTGGCTGTCGACGTCGGGATGACCCGCACCGACGCCGGCCTGGTCGGCGACCTCGACCCGTCCGTGTGGGACATCGCCTCGAAGGTGGCACCCACCCCCGGCGGGGTGGGCCTGATGACCCGGGCGATGCTCCTCGCCAACGTGGTGGAGCGGGCGGAGAAGTCCTCCCGGTGA
- a CDS encoding DUF3017 domain-containing protein, whose product MSQPSRGGLPRDVPFGSVGAPFGSAEAEVAREDAPADPGRNDSGVAAGGAAADTTKEPLPVEGPVGPQVPIIPDPPAPGTVPPPGVPFTGPDRTRHDPGLRWTWLAIVVGIMAVGVVLIALGLWQAGSCLMGAGMIVGALMRLSIPSREIGLLRVRGKAFDVLWMLAVGTGIIAMVLARS is encoded by the coding sequence GTGAGTCAGCCCAGCCGCGGAGGTCTCCCCCGGGATGTGCCGTTCGGTTCGGTGGGGGCGCCGTTCGGCTCAGCGGAAGCGGAGGTGGCCCGGGAGGATGCCCCCGCCGACCCCGGGCGGAACGACTCCGGAGTGGCGGCCGGTGGTGCGGCGGCCGATACGACGAAAGAGCCGTTGCCCGTCGAGGGGCCGGTCGGTCCGCAGGTGCCGATCATTCCCGATCCGCCGGCGCCGGGCACCGTGCCTCCGCCCGGGGTCCCGTTCACCGGACCGGACCGCACCCGGCACGATCCCGGACTGCGCTGGACCTGGCTGGCGATCGTGGTGGGGATCATGGCCGTCGGGGTGGTCCTGATCGCCCTGGGGCTGTGGCAGGCCGGAAGCTGCCTGATGGGAGCCGGGATGATCGTCGGGGCGCTGATGCGGCTCAGCATCCCCTCCCGGGAGATCGGACTGCTCCGCGTCCGGGGCAAGGCCTTCGACGTGCTGTGGATGCTCGCGGTCGGCACCGGGATCATCGCGATGGTGTTGGCCCGCTCCTGA
- the purN gene encoding phosphoribosylglycinamide formyltransferase — protein MAYSVVVLVSGSGTLLQSLLDACADPAWAAAHDVRVVAVGADRESAYGLQRGRAAGIPTFVVPLRRGDDRAAWDRTLTDTVAGYAPDLVVSAGFMKLVGPAFLERFGGRMINTHPALLPSFPGTHGPRDALAYGVKVTGASVFFVDEGVDTGAIIAQAAVPVLPDDTVETLHERIKVEERRLLIEAVAALADTARAETAPEGVTPADIPRG, from the coding sequence GTGGCGTATTCCGTTGTCGTCCTGGTGTCCGGCTCGGGCACCCTGCTGCAGTCCCTGCTCGACGCCTGCGCCGACCCGGCCTGGGCGGCCGCCCACGACGTCCGGGTGGTGGCGGTGGGGGCGGACCGGGAGAGCGCCTACGGCCTGCAGCGTGGGCGGGCGGCCGGGATCCCGACCTTCGTCGTCCCGCTGCGCCGGGGCGACGACCGGGCCGCCTGGGACCGTACGCTGACCGACACGGTCGCCGGGTACGCCCCGGACCTGGTCGTCAGCGCCGGGTTCATGAAGCTCGTCGGCCCGGCCTTCCTGGAGCGGTTCGGGGGTCGGATGATCAACACCCACCCCGCCCTGTTGCCGTCCTTCCCCGGCACGCACGGCCCGCGGGACGCCCTGGCGTACGGGGTCAAGGTCACCGGCGCGTCCGTCTTCTTCGTCGACGAGGGTGTCGACACCGGCGCGATCATCGCCCAGGCGGCGGTCCCGGTGCTGCCCGACGACACCGTCGAGACCCTGCATGAGCGGATCAAGGTCGAGGAGCGTCGGCTGCTGATCGAGGCCGTCGCCGCCCTGGCCGACACCGCGCGGGCCGAGACCGCACCGGAAGGCGTCACCCCCGCCGATATCCCCCGCGGCTGA